The following are from one region of the Marinitoga sp. 38H-ov genome:
- a CDS encoding OsmC family protein, producing the protein MEIELKNTTGMQFVSKTPSGHEVIIDASPDFGGANSGPRSLELFLLGIGGCTGMDVVSILTKMKVKFDDLSIKLETERNEEHPKYFKKIHVKYIFKGKDLPMDKLERAVKLSQEKYCSASATVKGMAEVTYEIIVEEE; encoded by the coding sequence ATGGAAATAGAATTAAAAAATACAACAGGAATGCAATTTGTTTCTAAAACACCATCAGGTCATGAAGTTATAATAGATGCTTCTCCAGACTTTGGAGGCGCAAATAGTGGACCTAGATCTTTGGAGTTATTTTTATTAGGAATTGGTGGATGTACAGGAATGGATGTTGTATCTATTTTAACAAAGATGAAAGTTAAATTTGATGATTTAAGTATAAAATTAGAAACAGAAAGAAATGAAGAACACCCTAAGTATTTTAAAAAAATACATGTTAAATACATTTTTAAAGGTAAAGATTTACCTATGGATAAATTAGAAAGAGCTGTAAAATTATCTCAAGAAAAATACTGTTCTGCTTCTGCGACTGTAAAAGGAATGGCAGAAGTTACATATGAGATTATAGTTGAGGAGGAATAA
- the mtnA gene encoding S-methyl-5-thioribose-1-phosphate isomerase, with product MSKLKTKTMEWTGDSLVLVDQRYLPLEETYVSCKNFKEVAIAIKDMVVRGAPAIGASAAFGYVLGVKEYYKLDNLEEKMKEVKETLANTRPTAVNLFWALDRMEKRFFEIKNEGNLIELIEKEALDIAFEDIEANRAMGRFGGELLNDGDTVLTHCNAGALATVDYGTALGVIRGARELGKNIKVYADETRPYLQGARLTVWELYKDGFDVTLISDNMAGWVMKQGKINAVIVGADRIAANGDVANKIGTYSVAVLAKEHGIPFYVAAPLSTIDLNTPTGNEIPIEERSHNEVRYCHKSKMVPEEINVYNPAFDVTPNKLVTAIITEKGVVRPPYSENLKKLFEK from the coding sequence ATGAGCAAGTTAAAGACTAAAACAATGGAATGGACAGGAGATTCTTTAGTTTTAGTTGATCAAAGATATTTACCTCTTGAAGAAACATATGTATCATGTAAGAATTTCAAAGAAGTTGCAATAGCTATTAAAGATATGGTAGTTAGAGGAGCACCTGCCATAGGAGCTTCAGCTGCTTTTGGATATGTGTTAGGTGTGAAAGAATATTATAAACTTGATAATTTAGAAGAAAAAATGAAAGAAGTAAAAGAAACATTAGCTAATACAAGGCCAACTGCAGTAAATTTGTTTTGGGCGTTAGATAGAATGGAAAAAAGATTTTTTGAAATAAAAAATGAAGGAAATTTAATTGAATTAATAGAAAAAGAAGCATTAGATATAGCTTTTGAAGATATTGAAGCAAATAGAGCTATGGGAAGATTTGGTGGAGAATTATTAAATGATGGTGATACAGTTTTAACACACTGTAATGCTGGTGCTTTGGCTACAGTGGACTATGGAACAGCTTTAGGTGTTATTAGAGGTGCAAGAGAATTAGGTAAAAATATAAAAGTATATGCAGATGAAACAAGGCCATATTTACAAGGAGCTAGACTTACTGTTTGGGAATTGTATAAAGATGGATTTGATGTTACTTTAATATCAGATAATATGGCTGGTTGGGTGATGAAACAAGGAAAAATAAATGCTGTAATAGTTGGAGCAGACAGAATAGCAGCAAATGGTGATGTTGCAAATAAAATAGGAACATATTCAGTAGCTGTATTAGCAAAAGAGCATGGTATTCCTTTTTATGTCGCAGCACCATTATCAACAATAGATTTAAATACACCAACTGGAAATGAAATACCAATAGAAGAAAGATCTCATAATGAAGTAAGATATTGTCATAAATCAAAAATGGTACCAGAAGAAATTAATGTATACAATCCAGCATTTGATGTGACACCAAATAAATTAGTAACTGCAATTATTACTGAAAAGGGTGTAGTAAGACCTCCATATTCTGAAAATTTAAAAAAGCTATTTGAAAAATAA
- a CDS encoding Mrp/NBP35 family ATP-binding protein, producing the protein MADKKVPFHLPDQPKLDNIKHVIMVMSGKGGVGKSTVAVNLAVALSLEGRKVGLMDIDMHGPNVMRMLGGTEKDHPYQVGEKILPPEVNGIKVLSVSQFVPEGGKPIVWRGAIKTGTIKQFFNDIEWEDLDYLIIDAPPGTGDEPLTVMQLLNKFDGAIIVTTPSEVSKDDVERAINFFKIMNKKVLGLVENMAYFLCPNCNTKHYIFGKDGAKSLSEKYDIPLLAEIPLSEEIRTNMDTGKPAAYFGKPEHVAPYVQLAKKVIAEVEKDDKE; encoded by the coding sequence ATGGCTGATAAAAAAGTACCATTTCATTTGCCAGATCAACCAAAATTAGATAACATAAAACATGTTATTATGGTAATGAGTGGAAAAGGTGGAGTTGGTAAATCAACAGTTGCAGTAAATTTAGCTGTAGCATTATCATTGGAAGGTAGAAAAGTAGGATTAATGGATATTGATATGCATGGACCAAACGTTATGAGAATGTTAGGTGGTACAGAAAAAGATCACCCATATCAAGTAGGGGAAAAAATATTACCTCCAGAAGTAAATGGAATTAAAGTGTTATCCGTATCTCAATTCGTTCCTGAAGGAGGTAAACCTATTGTTTGGAGAGGTGCTATTAAAACTGGAACAATTAAGCAATTTTTTAATGATATTGAATGGGAAGATTTAGATTATTTAATAATTGATGCACCTCCAGGTACAGGAGATGAGCCATTAACAGTTATGCAATTACTAAACAAATTTGATGGAGCTATAATTGTAACCACACCTTCAGAAGTTTCAAAAGATGATGTAGAAAGAGCAATTAATTTCTTTAAAATTATGAATAAAAAAGTTTTAGGTTTAGTAGAAAATATGGCATATTTCCTATGTCCTAACTGTAATACTAAACATTATATTTTCGGTAAAGATGGTGCAAAATCATTATCAGAAAAATATGATATTCCATTGTTAGCAGAAATTCCACTAAGTGAAGAAATTAGAACAAATATGGATACTGGTAAACCTGCAGCATATTTCGGAAAGCCAGAACATGTAGCTCCATATGTTCAATTAGCTAAAAAAGTAATTGCTGAAGTGGAGAAGGATGATAAAGAATGA